Proteins encoded by one window of Lycium barbarum isolate Lr01 chromosome 11, ASM1917538v2, whole genome shotgun sequence:
- the LOC132618840 gene encoding probable serine/threonine-protein kinase PBL7 → MEPQNDEYHKKERATAVTIVVVASLAVGSLFVAFSYYCYIRNKVAKRFKNRTYKESACEEKGNSFSNLKVIAEKGLQVFTFKQLHSATGGFGKSNVIGHGAFGSVYRGVLQDGRKVAIKLMDQAGKQGEEEFKVEVELLCRLRSPYLLSLIGYCSETSHKLLVYEFMANGGLQEHLYPIKGSNNFCPKLDWKTRLRIALEAAKGLEYLHEHVNPPVIHRDLKSSNILLDKNFHAKVSDFGLAKLGSDKAGGHVSTRVLGTQGYVAPEYALTGHLTTKSDVYSYGVVLLELLTGRVPVDMKRSPGEGVLVSWALPRLTDREKVVEIMDPALEGQYSMKEVIQVAAIAAMCVQPEADYRPLMADVVQSLVPLVKQPRPAVKPGSCSSFHATQSPKA, encoded by the exons ATGGAACCACAAAATGATGAGtaccataagaaagaaagggccaCTGCAGTTACAATAGTGGTTGTTGCCTCTCTTGCTGTTGGTTCTTTGTTTGTTGCTTTTAGCTACTATTGCTATATCAGGAACAAAGTTGCCAAGCGTTTCAAGAACCGCACTT ATAAAGAGAGTGCTTGTGAGGAAAAGGGAAACAGTTTTTCCAATCTGAAAGTCATTGCAGAGAAGGGACTTCAGGTTTTCACATTCAAGCAGCTGCATTCAGCCACCGGTGGATTTGGAAAATCTAATGTGATTGGACACGGTGCTTTCGGGTCAGTGTACAGAGGAGTGCTTCAAGATGGGAGGAAGGTTGCAATTAAGCTGATGGATCAGGCTGGAAAACAAGGGGAGGAAGAATTTAAGGTGGAG GTGGAGTTGCTATGCCGCTTGCGCTCACCGTATTTGCTGTCATTGATTGGCTATTGTTCAGAAACCAGCCATAAACTGCTTGTTTATGAGTTCATGGCAAACGGTGGTTTGCAGGAGCACTTGTATCCAATCAAAG GTTCTAATAATTTTTGTCCAAAGTTGGACTGGAAGACTCGGTTGAGAATAGCTTTGGAGGCTGCTAAAGGTTTGGAATATCTCCATGAACATGTCAATCCCCCAGTTATACACAGAGACCTCAAAAGTAGCAATATTCTTTTGGACAAGAATTTCCATGCCAAAGTTTCTGACTTCGGATTGGCCAAGCTTGGATCTGATAAAGCTGGTGGGCATGTCTCTACTCGAGTTTTGGGGACACAGGGATATGTTGCTCCAGA ATATGCATTAACAGGGCACTTGACTACCAAATCAGATGTTTACAGTTATGGGGTTGTCCTCCTAGAGTTATTGACAGGCAGAGTTCCAGTTGATATGAAGAGATCTCCTGGCGAAGGCGTTCTTGTTTCTTGG GCATTGCCCCGTCTCACCGATAGGGAAAAAGTTGTAGAGATAATGGATCCAGCGCTGGAGGGTCAGTATTCAATGAAAGAAGTTATTCAAGTTGCTGCTATTGCTGCAATGTGTGTACAACCGGAGGCTGATTACAGGCCACTGATGGCCGATGTTGTGCAGTCTTTGGTTCCACTGGTGAAACAACCTCGACCAGCAGTGAAGCCTGGTAGCTGCTCTAGCTTTCACGCCACACAATCTCCCAAGGCTTAA